In Eretmochelys imbricata isolate rEreImb1 chromosome 14, rEreImb1.hap1, whole genome shotgun sequence, a genomic segment contains:
- the ENGASE gene encoding cytosolic endo-beta-N-acetylglucosaminidase isoform X1, translating into MGTWRTGRILFTALRTEHSMLGTWASADGTRHLPSTSRFQNFNCSGPGRRVRNSLPLVQSEERTRSRCGRAGSLGAWLAVPRGPTLVSGESAERHGCVFGRQRVVMLSTEASVTCVVCCRGESWVCFLSSASVTLTDPSPPLSPQCHEMGQSTTPSRFIQGSASRDPYVFYHWQYIDIFVYFSHHPVTIPPVTWTNAAHRNGVSVLGTFITEWTSGGKLCESFLAGEAAAYHAVAVQLGRIARFYRFDGWLVNIENALSEAAVRNLPLFLHDLREQLRRDVPGGLVLWYDSVLQSGKLEWQNELNEKNRVFFDACDGLFTNYNWKEEHLERMGAQAGERLTDIYVGIDVFARGEVVGGGFETDKALRLICKHGFSAAIFAPGWVYEHLGKENFLQNENRFWGLLAELLPTHRISTLPLSTCFCLGMGTGRFSAGQEEEVRPWYNLSAQEIQPLFMDQQATGGAGSWLHTRCSLQDAWNGGSCLLIEGIIPPDAGHVAVRLFSFKMPAPPKLFLSVLYKLEEKLPEVAVALELTTWNSGSCHVGNNVGVATRHQPPPLPTPPPHLSGLLTGCGRQSMAGWIRRYYELELRDCALHDLSLILSRHQPGLQERRFSCRLGEIQVLDADNLRSSLPRVPSLEASQVLWHKGPGTNQLSLSLTLRWSYPSSQARCFRIHCQGMARPRGQVLPLPEQLLGVAHNTLYRVVGLALPELPPKESCHVEFFVEPVPNEGAAVERSRWGRLVLVYSDPASTSTY; encoded by the exons ATGGGTACCTGGAGGACAGGTAGGATCCTCTTCACGGCTCTCAGAACGGAGCACAGCATGCTGGGCACGTGGGCCTCTGCTGATGGGACTCGGCATTTACCCAGCACTTCACGCTTCCAGAACTTTAATTGCAGCGGCCCTGGGCGGCGGGTCAGGAACAGCCTTCCCCTTGTCCAGAGCGAGGAAAGGACTCGCTCCAGGTGCGGCAGAGCTGGAAGCCTAGGAGCCTGGCTTGCTGTCCCACGGGGACCCACACTGGTCTCTGGCGAGTCTGCTGAGCGTCATGGCTGCGTGTTTGGCAGGCAGCGTGTAGTGATGCTGAGCACCGAGGCCAGCGTGACGTGTGTTGTTTGCTGCCGAGGGGAATCTTGGGTTTGCTTTCTGTCCTCTGCTtctgtaacgctgacagacccttctcctcctctctcgcCTCAGTGCCAcgagatgggacagagcaccacacccagcag GTTCATCCAGGGCTCAGCTTCGCGGGACCCCTACGTGTTCTACCATTGGCAGTACATCGACATCTTTGTGTACTTCAGCCACCACCCTGTGACCATCCCCCCCGTCACCTGGACCAATGCTGCCCACAGGAACGGCGTCTCTGTGCTGG GGACGTTCATCACCGAGTGGACTAGCGGGGGCAAGCTGTGCGAGTCGTTCCTGGCCGGGGAGGCAGCCGCGTACCACGCCGTGGCTGTGCAGCTGGGCCGCATCGCCCGTTTCTACCGCTTCGACGGCTGGCTGGTCAACATCGAGAACGCTCTGAGC gAGGCAGCTGTGCGGAACCTGCCCCTCTTCCTGCATGACCTGCGGGAGCAGCTGCGTCGGGACGTGCCAGGCGGGCTGGTGCTCTGGTACGACAGCGTCTTGCAGAGCGGGAAGCTGGAGTGGCAGAACGAGCTGAACGAGAAGAATAG GGTGTTTTTTGATGCCTGCGACGGCTTGTTCACGAACTACAACTGGAAGGAGGAGCACCTGGAGCGCATGGGGGCGCAGGCCGGGGAGCGCCTGACTGACATCTACGTGGGCATCGACGTCTTTGCCCGTGGGGAGGTCGTAGGCGGCGGCTTTGAGACAGACAAG GCTCTGCGCCTGATCTGCAAACACGGCTTTTCTGCTGCCATCTTCGCACCCGGCTGGGTCTATGAGCACCTGGGGAAGGAGAACTTCCTGCAGAATGAGAACAG gttctggggtttGCTGGCGGAGCTGCTGCCCACTCACAGAATCAGCACTCTGCCCTTGAGCACCTGCTTCTGTCTGGGCATGGGCACGGGGAGATTCTCAGCTGGGCAG GAGGAAGAAGTCAGGCCCTGGTACAACCTGAGTGCCCAGGAGATCCAGCCCCTCTTCATGGACCAGCAAGCAACgggaggagcaggcagctggcTGCACACACGCTGCTCCCTGCAGGATGCCTGGAACGGGGGCAGCTGCCTGCTGATCGAGGGGATCATCCCGCCTGATGCGGGCCATGTGGCTGTCCG CCTTTTCTCGTTCAAGATGCCAGCTCCCCCCAAACTCTTCCTGTCTGTGCTGTACAAACTGGAGGAGAAGCTGCCCGAGGTGGCGGTCGCGCTGGAACTCACCACATGGAACTCCGGCTCCTGCCATGTTGGCAACAACGTTG GGGTGGCCACCCGACAtcagcccccgcccctccccaccccgccccctcacCTCTCCGGGCTGCTCACTGGCTGTGGACGGCAGAGCATGGCAGGTTGGATAAGGCG GTACTATGAACTGGAGCTGCGGGACTGTGCCCTGCACGACCTGTCGCTGATCCTGTCACGCCACCAGCCAGGCCTGCAAGAAAGGCGCTTCTCCTGCCGCCTTGGGGAGATCCAG GTGCTGGATGCCGACAACCTGCGCTCCTCGCTGCCCCGAGTGCCCAGCCTCGAGGCCTCCCAGGTGCTGTGGCACAAGGGGCCTGGCACAAAccagctctccctcagcctcacctTGCGCTGGTCCTACCCCTCCAGCCAAGCCCGCTGCTTCCGGATCCACTGCCAGGGCATGGCACGCCCTAGGGgccaggtgctgcccctgccagagcagctcctcgGGGTGGCACACAACACCCTCTACCGTGTGGTGGGCCTGGCACTGCCAGAGCTGCCCCCCAAGGAGTCCTGCCATGTGGAGTTCTTCGTGGAGCCGGTTCCGAACGAAGGGGCTGCCGTGGAGCGTTCCAGATGGGGGCGGCTGGTTCTGGTCTATTCCGACCCAGCCAGCACGAGCACCTATTAA
- the ENGASE gene encoding cytosolic endo-beta-N-acetylglucosaminidase isoform X4 encodes MSAPADTVRASSLPALGESPGGRAAAWHRGIDCGGRACPGPGCAQLSRARTLRALFATRAPSQPCRGWSTGPSPSSACRFIQGSASRDPYVFYHWQYIDIFVYFSHHPVTIPPVTWTNAAHRNGVSVLGTFITEWTSGGKLCESFLAGEAAAYHAVAVQLGRIARFYRFDGWLVNIENALSEAAVRNLPLFLHDLREQLRRDVPGGLVLWYDSVLQSGKLEWQNELNEKNRVFFDACDGLFTNYNWKEEHLERMGAQAGERLTDIYVGIDVFARGEVVGGGFETDKALRLICKHGFSAAIFAPGWVYEHLGKENFLQNENRFWGLLAELLPTHRISTLPLSTCFCLGMGTGRFSAGQEEEVRPWYNLSAQEIQPLFMDQQATGGAGSWLHTRCSLQDAWNGGSCLLIEGIIPPDAGHVAVRLFSFKMPAPPKLFLSVLYKLEEKLPEVAVALELTTWNSGSCHVGNNVGVATRHQPPPLPTPPPHLSGLLTGCGRQSMAGWIRRYYELELRDCALHDLSLILSRHQPGLQERRFSCRLGEIQVLDADNLRSSLPRVPSLEASQVLWHKGPGTNQLSLSLTLRWSYPSSQARCFRIHCQGMARPRGQVLPLPEQLLGVAHNTLYRVVGLALPELPPKESCHVEFFVEPVPNEGAAVERSRWGRLVLVYSDPASTSTY; translated from the exons ATGTCTGCACCTGCTGACACAGTACGAGCCAGCTCTCTCCCTGCTCTAGGGGAGTCTCCTGGGGGAAGAGCAGCAGCCTGGCACCGGGGGATAGATTGTGGGGGCCgcgcctgccctggccccgggtGCGCGCAGCTCTCACGTGCGCGCACTCTGCGGGCATTGTTCGCCACACGTGCTCCGTCGCAGCCCTGTCGGGGCTGGAGCACTGGGCCATCCCCTTCCTCTGCCTGCAGGTTCATCCAGGGCTCAGCTTCGCGGGACCCCTACGTGTTCTACCATTGGCAGTACATCGACATCTTTGTGTACTTCAGCCACCACCCTGTGACCATCCCCCCCGTCACCTGGACCAATGCTGCCCACAGGAACGGCGTCTCTGTGCTGG GGACGTTCATCACCGAGTGGACTAGCGGGGGCAAGCTGTGCGAGTCGTTCCTGGCCGGGGAGGCAGCCGCGTACCACGCCGTGGCTGTGCAGCTGGGCCGCATCGCCCGTTTCTACCGCTTCGACGGCTGGCTGGTCAACATCGAGAACGCTCTGAGC gAGGCAGCTGTGCGGAACCTGCCCCTCTTCCTGCATGACCTGCGGGAGCAGCTGCGTCGGGACGTGCCAGGCGGGCTGGTGCTCTGGTACGACAGCGTCTTGCAGAGCGGGAAGCTGGAGTGGCAGAACGAGCTGAACGAGAAGAATAG GGTGTTTTTTGATGCCTGCGACGGCTTGTTCACGAACTACAACTGGAAGGAGGAGCACCTGGAGCGCATGGGGGCGCAGGCCGGGGAGCGCCTGACTGACATCTACGTGGGCATCGACGTCTTTGCCCGTGGGGAGGTCGTAGGCGGCGGCTTTGAGACAGACAAG GCTCTGCGCCTGATCTGCAAACACGGCTTTTCTGCTGCCATCTTCGCACCCGGCTGGGTCTATGAGCACCTGGGGAAGGAGAACTTCCTGCAGAATGAGAACAG gttctggggtttGCTGGCGGAGCTGCTGCCCACTCACAGAATCAGCACTCTGCCCTTGAGCACCTGCTTCTGTCTGGGCATGGGCACGGGGAGATTCTCAGCTGGGCAG GAGGAAGAAGTCAGGCCCTGGTACAACCTGAGTGCCCAGGAGATCCAGCCCCTCTTCATGGACCAGCAAGCAACgggaggagcaggcagctggcTGCACACACGCTGCTCCCTGCAGGATGCCTGGAACGGGGGCAGCTGCCTGCTGATCGAGGGGATCATCCCGCCTGATGCGGGCCATGTGGCTGTCCG CCTTTTCTCGTTCAAGATGCCAGCTCCCCCCAAACTCTTCCTGTCTGTGCTGTACAAACTGGAGGAGAAGCTGCCCGAGGTGGCGGTCGCGCTGGAACTCACCACATGGAACTCCGGCTCCTGCCATGTTGGCAACAACGTTG GGGTGGCCACCCGACAtcagcccccgcccctccccaccccgccccctcacCTCTCCGGGCTGCTCACTGGCTGTGGACGGCAGAGCATGGCAGGTTGGATAAGGCG GTACTATGAACTGGAGCTGCGGGACTGTGCCCTGCACGACCTGTCGCTGATCCTGTCACGCCACCAGCCAGGCCTGCAAGAAAGGCGCTTCTCCTGCCGCCTTGGGGAGATCCAG GTGCTGGATGCCGACAACCTGCGCTCCTCGCTGCCCCGAGTGCCCAGCCTCGAGGCCTCCCAGGTGCTGTGGCACAAGGGGCCTGGCACAAAccagctctccctcagcctcacctTGCGCTGGTCCTACCCCTCCAGCCAAGCCCGCTGCTTCCGGATCCACTGCCAGGGCATGGCACGCCCTAGGGgccaggtgctgcccctgccagagcagctcctcgGGGTGGCACACAACACCCTCTACCGTGTGGTGGGCCTGGCACTGCCAGAGCTGCCCCCCAAGGAGTCCTGCCATGTGGAGTTCTTCGTGGAGCCGGTTCCGAACGAAGGGGCTGCCGTGGAGCGTTCCAGATGGGGGCGGCTGGTTCTGGTCTATTCCGACCCAGCCAGCACGAGCACCTATTAA
- the ENGASE gene encoding cytosolic endo-beta-N-acetylglucosaminidase isoform X5: protein MGQSTTPSRFIQGSASRDPYVFYHWQYIDIFVYFSHHPVTIPPVTWTNAAHRNGVSVLGTFITEWTSGGKLCESFLAGEAAAYHAVAVQLGRIARFYRFDGWLVNIENALSEAAVRNLPLFLHDLREQLRRDVPGGLVLWYDSVLQSGKLEWQNELNEKNRVFFDACDGLFTNYNWKEEHLERMGAQAGERLTDIYVGIDVFARGEVVGGGFETDKALRLICKHGFSAAIFAPGWVYEHLGKENFLQNENRFWGLLAELLPTHRISTLPLSTCFCLGMGTGRFSAGQEEEVRPWYNLSAQEIQPLFMDQQATGGAGSWLHTRCSLQDAWNGGSCLLIEGIIPPDAGHVAVRLFSFKMPAPPKLFLSVLYKLEEKLPEVAVALELTTWNSGSCHVGNNVGVATRHQPPPLPTPPPHLSGLLTGCGRQSMAGWIRRYYELELRDCALHDLSLILSRHQPGLQERRFSCRLGEIQVLDADNLRSSLPRVPSLEASQVLWHKGPGTNQLSLSLTLRWSYPSSQARCFRIHCQGMARPRGQVLPLPEQLLGVAHNTLYRVVGLALPELPPKESCHVEFFVEPVPNEGAAVERSRWGRLVLVYSDPASTSTY from the exons atgggacagagcaccacacccagcag GTTCATCCAGGGCTCAGCTTCGCGGGACCCCTACGTGTTCTACCATTGGCAGTACATCGACATCTTTGTGTACTTCAGCCACCACCCTGTGACCATCCCCCCCGTCACCTGGACCAATGCTGCCCACAGGAACGGCGTCTCTGTGCTGG GGACGTTCATCACCGAGTGGACTAGCGGGGGCAAGCTGTGCGAGTCGTTCCTGGCCGGGGAGGCAGCCGCGTACCACGCCGTGGCTGTGCAGCTGGGCCGCATCGCCCGTTTCTACCGCTTCGACGGCTGGCTGGTCAACATCGAGAACGCTCTGAGC gAGGCAGCTGTGCGGAACCTGCCCCTCTTCCTGCATGACCTGCGGGAGCAGCTGCGTCGGGACGTGCCAGGCGGGCTGGTGCTCTGGTACGACAGCGTCTTGCAGAGCGGGAAGCTGGAGTGGCAGAACGAGCTGAACGAGAAGAATAG GGTGTTTTTTGATGCCTGCGACGGCTTGTTCACGAACTACAACTGGAAGGAGGAGCACCTGGAGCGCATGGGGGCGCAGGCCGGGGAGCGCCTGACTGACATCTACGTGGGCATCGACGTCTTTGCCCGTGGGGAGGTCGTAGGCGGCGGCTTTGAGACAGACAAG GCTCTGCGCCTGATCTGCAAACACGGCTTTTCTGCTGCCATCTTCGCACCCGGCTGGGTCTATGAGCACCTGGGGAAGGAGAACTTCCTGCAGAATGAGAACAG gttctggggtttGCTGGCGGAGCTGCTGCCCACTCACAGAATCAGCACTCTGCCCTTGAGCACCTGCTTCTGTCTGGGCATGGGCACGGGGAGATTCTCAGCTGGGCAG GAGGAAGAAGTCAGGCCCTGGTACAACCTGAGTGCCCAGGAGATCCAGCCCCTCTTCATGGACCAGCAAGCAACgggaggagcaggcagctggcTGCACACACGCTGCTCCCTGCAGGATGCCTGGAACGGGGGCAGCTGCCTGCTGATCGAGGGGATCATCCCGCCTGATGCGGGCCATGTGGCTGTCCG CCTTTTCTCGTTCAAGATGCCAGCTCCCCCCAAACTCTTCCTGTCTGTGCTGTACAAACTGGAGGAGAAGCTGCCCGAGGTGGCGGTCGCGCTGGAACTCACCACATGGAACTCCGGCTCCTGCCATGTTGGCAACAACGTTG GGGTGGCCACCCGACAtcagcccccgcccctccccaccccgccccctcacCTCTCCGGGCTGCTCACTGGCTGTGGACGGCAGAGCATGGCAGGTTGGATAAGGCG GTACTATGAACTGGAGCTGCGGGACTGTGCCCTGCACGACCTGTCGCTGATCCTGTCACGCCACCAGCCAGGCCTGCAAGAAAGGCGCTTCTCCTGCCGCCTTGGGGAGATCCAG GTGCTGGATGCCGACAACCTGCGCTCCTCGCTGCCCCGAGTGCCCAGCCTCGAGGCCTCCCAGGTGCTGTGGCACAAGGGGCCTGGCACAAAccagctctccctcagcctcacctTGCGCTGGTCCTACCCCTCCAGCCAAGCCCGCTGCTTCCGGATCCACTGCCAGGGCATGGCACGCCCTAGGGgccaggtgctgcccctgccagagcagctcctcgGGGTGGCACACAACACCCTCTACCGTGTGGTGGGCCTGGCACTGCCAGAGCTGCCCCCCAAGGAGTCCTGCCATGTGGAGTTCTTCGTGGAGCCGGTTCCGAACGAAGGGGCTGCCGTGGAGCGTTCCAGATGGGGGCGGCTGGTTCTGGTCTATTCCGACCCAGCCAGCACGAGCACCTATTAA
- the ENGASE gene encoding cytosolic endo-beta-N-acetylglucosaminidase isoform X3 yields the protein MEPRAGRRGRESRSRSRSRSGGSRGARQFDQNTTEPISFYLSSLEELLAWKPTSDDDFNVATMPLANREPPLHSKRPRTLVCHDMKNGYLEDRFIQGSASRDPYVFYHWQYIDIFVYFSHHPVTIPPVTWTNAAHRNGVSVLGTFITEWTSGGKLCESFLAGEAAAYHAVAVQLGRIARFYRFDGWLVNIENALSEAAVRNLPLFLHDLREQLRRDVPGGLVLWYDSVLQSGKLEWQNELNEKNRVFFDACDGLFTNYNWKEEHLERMGAQAGERLTDIYVGIDVFARGEVVGGGFETDKALRLICKHGFSAAIFAPGWVYEHLGKENFLQNENRFWGLLAELLPTHRISTLPLSTCFCLGMGTGRFSAGQEEEVRPWYNLSAQEIQPLFMDQQATGGAGSWLHTRCSLQDAWNGGSCLLIEGIIPPDAGHVAVRLFSFKMPAPPKLFLSVLYKLEEKLPEVAVALELTTWNSGSCHVGNNVGVATRHQPPPLPTPPPHLSGLLTGCGRQSMAGWIRRYYELELRDCALHDLSLILSRHQPGLQERRFSCRLGEIQVLDADNLRSSLPRVPSLEASQVLWHKGPGTNQLSLSLTLRWSYPSSQARCFRIHCQGMARPRGQVLPLPEQLLGVAHNTLYRVVGLALPELPPKESCHVEFFVEPVPNEGAAVERSRWGRLVLVYSDPASTSTY from the exons ATGGAGCCAAGagcggggagaagagggagagagagccggagccggagccggagccggagcggggggagcagaggag CGAGGCAGTTTGATCAGAACACCACGGAGCCGATCAGCTTCTACCTGTCcagcctggaggagctgctggcatggaAACCCACCAGTGATGATGACTTCAATGTTGCCACAATGCCACTGGCTAACCGGGAACCCCCACTCCACAGCAAGAGACCTCGAACGCTGGTGTGCCACGACATGAAGAATGGGTACCTGGAGGACAG GTTCATCCAGGGCTCAGCTTCGCGGGACCCCTACGTGTTCTACCATTGGCAGTACATCGACATCTTTGTGTACTTCAGCCACCACCCTGTGACCATCCCCCCCGTCACCTGGACCAATGCTGCCCACAGGAACGGCGTCTCTGTGCTGG GGACGTTCATCACCGAGTGGACTAGCGGGGGCAAGCTGTGCGAGTCGTTCCTGGCCGGGGAGGCAGCCGCGTACCACGCCGTGGCTGTGCAGCTGGGCCGCATCGCCCGTTTCTACCGCTTCGACGGCTGGCTGGTCAACATCGAGAACGCTCTGAGC gAGGCAGCTGTGCGGAACCTGCCCCTCTTCCTGCATGACCTGCGGGAGCAGCTGCGTCGGGACGTGCCAGGCGGGCTGGTGCTCTGGTACGACAGCGTCTTGCAGAGCGGGAAGCTGGAGTGGCAGAACGAGCTGAACGAGAAGAATAG GGTGTTTTTTGATGCCTGCGACGGCTTGTTCACGAACTACAACTGGAAGGAGGAGCACCTGGAGCGCATGGGGGCGCAGGCCGGGGAGCGCCTGACTGACATCTACGTGGGCATCGACGTCTTTGCCCGTGGGGAGGTCGTAGGCGGCGGCTTTGAGACAGACAAG GCTCTGCGCCTGATCTGCAAACACGGCTTTTCTGCTGCCATCTTCGCACCCGGCTGGGTCTATGAGCACCTGGGGAAGGAGAACTTCCTGCAGAATGAGAACAG gttctggggtttGCTGGCGGAGCTGCTGCCCACTCACAGAATCAGCACTCTGCCCTTGAGCACCTGCTTCTGTCTGGGCATGGGCACGGGGAGATTCTCAGCTGGGCAG GAGGAAGAAGTCAGGCCCTGGTACAACCTGAGTGCCCAGGAGATCCAGCCCCTCTTCATGGACCAGCAAGCAACgggaggagcaggcagctggcTGCACACACGCTGCTCCCTGCAGGATGCCTGGAACGGGGGCAGCTGCCTGCTGATCGAGGGGATCATCCCGCCTGATGCGGGCCATGTGGCTGTCCG CCTTTTCTCGTTCAAGATGCCAGCTCCCCCCAAACTCTTCCTGTCTGTGCTGTACAAACTGGAGGAGAAGCTGCCCGAGGTGGCGGTCGCGCTGGAACTCACCACATGGAACTCCGGCTCCTGCCATGTTGGCAACAACGTTG GGGTGGCCACCCGACAtcagcccccgcccctccccaccccgccccctcacCTCTCCGGGCTGCTCACTGGCTGTGGACGGCAGAGCATGGCAGGTTGGATAAGGCG GTACTATGAACTGGAGCTGCGGGACTGTGCCCTGCACGACCTGTCGCTGATCCTGTCACGCCACCAGCCAGGCCTGCAAGAAAGGCGCTTCTCCTGCCGCCTTGGGGAGATCCAG GTGCTGGATGCCGACAACCTGCGCTCCTCGCTGCCCCGAGTGCCCAGCCTCGAGGCCTCCCAGGTGCTGTGGCACAAGGGGCCTGGCACAAAccagctctccctcagcctcacctTGCGCTGGTCCTACCCCTCCAGCCAAGCCCGCTGCTTCCGGATCCACTGCCAGGGCATGGCACGCCCTAGGGgccaggtgctgcccctgccagagcagctcctcgGGGTGGCACACAACACCCTCTACCGTGTGGTGGGCCTGGCACTGCCAGAGCTGCCCCCCAAGGAGTCCTGCCATGTGGAGTTCTTCGTGGAGCCGGTTCCGAACGAAGGGGCTGCCGTGGAGCGTTCCAGATGGGGGCGGCTGGTTCTGGTCTATTCCGACCCAGCCAGCACGAGCACCTATTAA
- the ENGASE gene encoding cytosolic endo-beta-N-acetylglucosaminidase isoform X2 — protein sequence MDGARRDGAKSGEKREREPEPEPEPERGEQRSFLPALESQGTTILHKTVCYTPNPLPARQFDQNTTEPISFYLSSLEELLAWKPTSDDDFNVATMPLANREPPLHSKRPRTLVCHDMKNGYLEDRFIQGSASRDPYVFYHWQYIDIFVYFSHHPVTIPPVTWTNAAHRNGVSVLGTFITEWTSGGKLCESFLAGEAAAYHAVAVQLGRIARFYRFDGWLVNIENALSEAAVRNLPLFLHDLREQLRRDVPGGLVLWYDSVLQSGKLEWQNELNEKNRVFFDACDGLFTNYNWKEEHLERMGAQAGERLTDIYVGIDVFARGEVVGGGFETDKALRLICKHGFSAAIFAPGWVYEHLGKENFLQNENRFWGLLAELLPTHRISTLPLSTCFCLGMGTGRFSAGQEEEVRPWYNLSAQEIQPLFMDQQATGGAGSWLHTRCSLQDAWNGGSCLLIEGIIPPDAGHVAVRLFSFKMPAPPKLFLSVLYKLEEKLPEVAVALELTTWNSGSCHVGNNVGVATRHQPPPLPTPPPHLSGLLTGCGRQSMAGWIRRYYELELRDCALHDLSLILSRHQPGLQERRFSCRLGEIQVLDADNLRSSLPRVPSLEASQVLWHKGPGTNQLSLSLTLRWSYPSSQARCFRIHCQGMARPRGQVLPLPEQLLGVAHNTLYRVVGLALPELPPKESCHVEFFVEPVPNEGAAVERSRWGRLVLVYSDPASTSTY from the exons aTGGACGGAGCGCGGCGGGATGGAGCCAAGagcggggagaagagggagagagagccggagccggagccggagccggagcggggggagcagaggag TTTCCTGCCTGCCTTGGAGAGCCAAGGAACCACCATCCTCCACAAGACAGTCTGctacacccccaaccccctgccag CGAGGCAGTTTGATCAGAACACCACGGAGCCGATCAGCTTCTACCTGTCcagcctggaggagctgctggcatggaAACCCACCAGTGATGATGACTTCAATGTTGCCACAATGCCACTGGCTAACCGGGAACCCCCACTCCACAGCAAGAGACCTCGAACGCTGGTGTGCCACGACATGAAGAATGGGTACCTGGAGGACAG GTTCATCCAGGGCTCAGCTTCGCGGGACCCCTACGTGTTCTACCATTGGCAGTACATCGACATCTTTGTGTACTTCAGCCACCACCCTGTGACCATCCCCCCCGTCACCTGGACCAATGCTGCCCACAGGAACGGCGTCTCTGTGCTGG GGACGTTCATCACCGAGTGGACTAGCGGGGGCAAGCTGTGCGAGTCGTTCCTGGCCGGGGAGGCAGCCGCGTACCACGCCGTGGCTGTGCAGCTGGGCCGCATCGCCCGTTTCTACCGCTTCGACGGCTGGCTGGTCAACATCGAGAACGCTCTGAGC gAGGCAGCTGTGCGGAACCTGCCCCTCTTCCTGCATGACCTGCGGGAGCAGCTGCGTCGGGACGTGCCAGGCGGGCTGGTGCTCTGGTACGACAGCGTCTTGCAGAGCGGGAAGCTGGAGTGGCAGAACGAGCTGAACGAGAAGAATAG GGTGTTTTTTGATGCCTGCGACGGCTTGTTCACGAACTACAACTGGAAGGAGGAGCACCTGGAGCGCATGGGGGCGCAGGCCGGGGAGCGCCTGACTGACATCTACGTGGGCATCGACGTCTTTGCCCGTGGGGAGGTCGTAGGCGGCGGCTTTGAGACAGACAAG GCTCTGCGCCTGATCTGCAAACACGGCTTTTCTGCTGCCATCTTCGCACCCGGCTGGGTCTATGAGCACCTGGGGAAGGAGAACTTCCTGCAGAATGAGAACAG gttctggggtttGCTGGCGGAGCTGCTGCCCACTCACAGAATCAGCACTCTGCCCTTGAGCACCTGCTTCTGTCTGGGCATGGGCACGGGGAGATTCTCAGCTGGGCAG GAGGAAGAAGTCAGGCCCTGGTACAACCTGAGTGCCCAGGAGATCCAGCCCCTCTTCATGGACCAGCAAGCAACgggaggagcaggcagctggcTGCACACACGCTGCTCCCTGCAGGATGCCTGGAACGGGGGCAGCTGCCTGCTGATCGAGGGGATCATCCCGCCTGATGCGGGCCATGTGGCTGTCCG CCTTTTCTCGTTCAAGATGCCAGCTCCCCCCAAACTCTTCCTGTCTGTGCTGTACAAACTGGAGGAGAAGCTGCCCGAGGTGGCGGTCGCGCTGGAACTCACCACATGGAACTCCGGCTCCTGCCATGTTGGCAACAACGTTG GGGTGGCCACCCGACAtcagcccccgcccctccccaccccgccccctcacCTCTCCGGGCTGCTCACTGGCTGTGGACGGCAGAGCATGGCAGGTTGGATAAGGCG GTACTATGAACTGGAGCTGCGGGACTGTGCCCTGCACGACCTGTCGCTGATCCTGTCACGCCACCAGCCAGGCCTGCAAGAAAGGCGCTTCTCCTGCCGCCTTGGGGAGATCCAG GTGCTGGATGCCGACAACCTGCGCTCCTCGCTGCCCCGAGTGCCCAGCCTCGAGGCCTCCCAGGTGCTGTGGCACAAGGGGCCTGGCACAAAccagctctccctcagcctcacctTGCGCTGGTCCTACCCCTCCAGCCAAGCCCGCTGCTTCCGGATCCACTGCCAGGGCATGGCACGCCCTAGGGgccaggtgctgcccctgccagagcagctcctcgGGGTGGCACACAACACCCTCTACCGTGTGGTGGGCCTGGCACTGCCAGAGCTGCCCCCCAAGGAGTCCTGCCATGTGGAGTTCTTCGTGGAGCCGGTTCCGAACGAAGGGGCTGCCGTGGAGCGTTCCAGATGGGGGCGGCTGGTTCTGGTCTATTCCGACCCAGCCAGCACGAGCACCTATTAA